In Plectropomus leopardus isolate mb chromosome 17, YSFRI_Pleo_2.0, whole genome shotgun sequence, the DNA window acatcctgaaaactGTACTtctgattatcataattaaatacttaaaattattatgattcttaaacatgttttaggccattgattttgttttgtttgtttgttttgattttctggGGGGGGGtttctgggttttttgtgtgctgattttcaagcaattttcttgtactttttacaaatttcttgacAATATTTTGGGTTAtctcttgtgaagttgctcattgcctgtttcgcatgtttttgaaagaaatcaagtcatactgctcaggttacaaaggggTTAATATGACAACGTAGCATCTATTTCTTCAGTGAGGTTAAGATTTTTAAGTCGTTgatgttgtaaataaaacatgccaGACAAATAGGCCAAAGAAACTCACCATTTACAACAATCGTGAGTAGGCAGTCGAACAGAGGCTGGAGACGCTGGTGGCCGGTGGTGATAATCTTGTGAAACacctacaaaacaaacacagtggcAGCTATGAGCATTAACTGTGTCTTAATTTAGATGCAATAAAGAACATTTCTGCTGATGTAACATGTTACCACAATGAGCAGGTCAGCGTGAGTCCCCGTGAACACTGGGATGTCCATGGGCACATGGACAGAGTAGGGCTTATTCAAGCGCACGCCAAAGTTCCTCTCCCcgctcagcagcagcaaaataaacacaCCGATGTGCATGAGTCCAACACGGGCTGCAGCCATAAAAACATATCagaagttaaccctttgaaacctggatggacatcagtttttttcttgtgctgcattcaaacgtctcttgcaggtttttaaacctttgaaacctaagcaaaaatgtttaattattttaaaaagacatgggaaaagacaataagcaaattgcaagaaaattggTGAAAGGTGACAGGAACACAACCTTGaacattaatgttttgtttttttttttttttttttaaaaaaaggagggacagagagaattattagaaaattaccaaaaaatttGTGGAAAATGCCCAGAAACTATGTTTGATTATTACAAGTATAAattttggagggtttttttttcacgtcatttgtttgtttttgtttttttactttccttttttgttcattttcaggtaatttttttgtaagttttgcaaatttgttaataatttttgggtcatttcttgtcacACTGCTaggctcaggtttcaaagggctaataTCAAGTACAGCCCTGTTGTGTGCCAGAAAAACACTGGGGTGAGACTCACACTGGTCCGCCCGCGCATCATTCAGATAGAAGAGTATTGGAACCAGAATATCCAGCACATCACTACTCTTCAGGACAAAAAACAGGAACTTCTGCATGGGAGCACAACAGGAACTTTGTTGAATAAAAGCACAGACTCTTAATCAAAGACATTCCTTATTTTAGCTTTGTTCCGACCTTATTGAAATCACAAAGCTTCCAAAAAAGCACCAACAGCTCTTGGTGGAACTGGATCTTCTTGGTAGAGTTAGGCAGATAAGTCTGCGTCAAAGGGTTGGTTAGCAGACGAGCGAGGCCCTTCAGCACAAAATCAAAGTCCTGCcgatggagagacagaaaacatgctTTGGACAACTTCACAGGGAAAGTCTTTATGTGTTTCATAGAAATGACAGCATACCTCCTCTCTGTGAATCCTCGACAAATAATTCACGAACAAATTTTCGGGGCCTGCAGACTGCACAAAGATGGGGAGATTTATTTGAGTAACACTAAACAAATACAGTCATCTGAATTATTTCTTTGCGGTTGCCTTGGCATCGCACCTCTTGTTCCTCCATACTGGACGGGGAGGGGGGCCGGTGGGGAACCCCTCCGTCATGTTCCAGTGTCACAATGAGGATCTGTACGGCCTGCTCTACCAGCTGCTCCCGGTAGTCGGAGAAGAGCAGGTGGTTGTACGGGATGCCATAGCCCACTGGGTCATAGGCGCACACCACGTTCAGAAGAGAGGTGAACAGAGGCAGAGCATGTCTGcagaaaaaagatgcaaagaccATGttaaagaatctttttttttttttttttttagaataatatGCTTTAATTTTGGTGACTTCTCCTATTACAGTCAATACAAAACGTATGGAAagttgaaagttgaaaaaaaaaaagactaatttaAGGTCCACTTTTAACTGTTTGAAATGGCCTTGATTTCAACATGGAAAGAAGATGtgacccaaaaaacagcaagctacaagaaaaaaaaagtgtacaattaaaataataaatatgaatgcataataatatatattttctgtaacctaattttcaatatatgattataacaaatacaaataaagtcttcttgatattttccctTATTATTTGATAATTCTTTAatcctaattttcaggtcattttattgtcaccCTACTATTCTATTAAGTtttttgctcacgtttcaaaggtttaaatgcttgtgaaagacgtaTGAATGAAACACAGGATAACTGATGTCTGTTCAGGTggtaaagggttaaatgagctCTCCATAATATTAGAACTAGCATCATTAGCTAGCATGTGGATACCTAACATGCACGAGTGACTAAACCGTCTACCAAAACAACTAATGGAGCAAATTCAACtgatgaaaatcaaaaaatatggTAGAaaggtctgaaaaaaaaaacacaaaaaaaactagTGTGTGGGTGGAAGTTGGACCagattttttcatatttgtttgttttttgggggtcaAACAACAACTCTTGCATTCTCTGGTATGGATGAATGCTGTTTCTATTTATTAACAATAACTTAAACTCTCCTAATCAAGGTTTTACTACttgtggcatttaaaaagtcatgttttctcCATATATTTGAAGATGTGCCTATGTGATCTGCCGCTTACCTGTTTTCTGTGGAGCAGAAGAACGTCACCCAGGGGTTGAGCACATTGTTGTCTGATGAAGGAGGCAGGTACATGGCCTCAGAGAAGCAGGTGAGCAGCAGTCTCAGCAACTCTGTCCTAAAGAGgatcagtgagaaaaaaaaagcaaagagatgCACCGAAAAAAGAGTCACCAATCTAAAAATGAGAGCGTTAAAGCCTGTTTATGCTGCTGATGCTGCCAGGTGCATGCAGCTGGCTGACTCACCTATTGAGATCATGGATGTAGTTGAGAGGGGGAGACTGTGCAAAGCCCACCCCTGCCTCCCAGATGTACTCACAGCTGTCTATAGACTGCATATTCTCTACCGAGTCCTGGTggtcacaaaaaacattataaatcaaatcattttattgACAGTGCAGGATTACAGTTTCTTCAGATAGCAGTGACTGCTACTTGAAGGGTATTTTTAGGGTATGGTTAAGGTTTGGGAACTAAAAAAACAGGTTATGGAAAGTTTTCTGTCTCATGTTAAATGGAAACTGTTAGTAAGATATGAAATGTGCACCCTACTCCACCATGGGCGGATTAtaagacaatgggcccctggtcCACAGATATGCAATAGGCTAGTTGTTTTGAATTTCTTTGTAATCATTTCATATGTCATGTTAgttgttttgggcttttttgtaataaatgtgtgtttcttgGCAGTTCCCGTGcgtttctttgtgttgtttttgagtctcttttgaggctcttcctggtcagtatgttaatttgagtgacattttgctggGCCTGTGCCCTGTAGTTCTGCTCAGTTATCTCACCATGGTCTCCATAGCCTGTCTTATTTTTCTCACTTCTCTTCCTGCTTTGACGCTATCAGACACCACAGTTTGTCTCAAGAAACAAATGACCACTGCTATCTGAAAAGGACTATGTCACTTTACCTGATCTCCTTTTGGAATTGTATCATAACACATTTTCCACAATGCAGTTTAGGTAGGACATATACTAGAAATGATGGCGAAATAATGTGCATAGTATACTACAGAGAAGTTTAAACCCATGAAGAATTATATGTAAACAAAGTCGGACATGCAACATTCCTCTCTTGCTTGCGACGGACAAAGAATTCTTCCTGGTGAGACCGTCAGTGTTTCATCATATCATAATCTCTTACTACATTAGTCCTCACAGAAACTCGAGCAACAGGTTAGTTCAGCAAGGTTAGACCAGGAAGACAGAAACGTTGCtcagaaaagtatatttaacAATCAAAATAGATTATGTAAGCCATTTTTTAGCAAGCATCAAAATGTGTCAGCATTATTCATCTTGCTGGTGCTGAGATGACATCTTGCTGGTGCTTGCACAGTGACAGTACTCACTGGGCCTCTCCTGTGGCTGTGCACAGTGAAGTCAGGGCAGAAGAGCAGGTCAGCAATAGCTAAGAGCAGCGACTCGGCCAGTGGTCGAGCTCCATCGTCATCATCCAGCTCATCTGTCTGCAAAGGATAGACATGATGATCGTTAGTCTCGAACATTGATTGAAAGATATATTGTAAATGGTGAAATGGAGACAGAGTTTATGACTTGGAAGAAATGGCTCAGTGCAGCTGATATTTCCTGCTCCACACTTCCTTACAGCTGGAATGAGGAAACCGATTTAGCTCATCAACTGAGTCAAAGATATGTGCTCATGAAAAGGACACACTGATACTCAGTGGTTTCATTACACTGTATTGTATCACTGGGGTGAGTAAGCATCTGAGAAGCCCCACGAGGACATTGAATTCTTTTGtaactgattatatttttagTAACAAACAATCTTGTGCTCAAAGTTAGGTTGTGCAAATAACAGCGACACCCTCTGACAAAAAAGTGCTCAGAGAGATGActtgtttggatgtttttagcaAGTTCCTTTCCTGTGCCAACTCACCCCCGCACGCCCAGCACCAGGCACTGTTGACCAGAAGAATCCTCTCCAGTCCTGGTCCTCGAAGATGTAGGGAAGGATGCGGCTCAGGATGCGGGTGCAGTTCAGGATCACCtgcttctccctctctgtgggGCAACCAGACTCTGCACCCTGCACCAACTTCTCCACAGCCTGAGGAGACAAAACACGTGATCAGGAGGTGTGAGGGACAGTGTTTTAGTACTCGGGATCGGTCTTGGTCTTGAGACCAGTTCCAAGACCACTTTT includes these proteins:
- the hid1a gene encoding protein HID1, which codes for MGSTDSKLNFRKAVIQLTTKTQPVEATDDAFWDQFWADTTTTVQDVFALVPAAEIRAVREESPSNLATLCYKAVEKLVQGAESGCPTEREKQVILNCTRILSRILPYIFEDQDWRGFFWSTVPGAGRAGTDELDDDDGARPLAESLLLAIADLLFCPDFTVHSHRRGPDSVENMQSIDSCEYIWEAGVGFAQSPPLNYIHDLNRTELLRLLLTCFSEAMYLPPSSDNNVLNPWVTFFCSTENRHALPLFTSLLNVVCAYDPVGYGIPYNHLLFSDYREQLVEQAVQILIVTLEHDGGVPHRPPSPSSMEEQESAGPENLFVNYLSRIHREEDFDFVLKGLARLLTNPLTQTYLPNSTKKIQFHQELLVLFWKLCDFNKKFLFFVLKSSDVLDILVPILFYLNDARADQSRVGLMHIGVFILLLLSGERNFGVRLNKPYSVHVPMDIPVFTGTHADLLIVVFHKIITTGHQRLQPLFDCLLTIVVNVSPYLKSLSMVAANKLLHLLEAFSTSWFLFSVAQNHHLVFFLLEAFNNIIQYQFDGNCNLVYAIIRKRNVFHQLANLPSDPASIQKALQRKRKSPDVISRTSSQETVSMEGSHPAVPAEPGTLKTSLVAIPGIDKLTEKSQVSEDGTMVSVPKTDPSHAAMSDQSTVAGTSDTESNSGRDNEDVFYTEAEMERRRLSSASSTSFWAPTPEWVLSWKCKLPLQTIMRLLQVLVPQVEKICIDKGLTDESEILKFLQHGTLVGLLPVPHPILIRKYQANAGTAMWFRTYMWGVVYLRNVDPPIWYDTDVRLFEIQRM